The Arachis ipaensis cultivar K30076 chromosome B07, Araip1.1, whole genome shotgun sequence genome includes a window with the following:
- the LOC107608951 gene encoding pentatricopeptide repeat-containing protein At1g01970, producing the protein MAASCYNLICNCYNPFYSTTNDVTKLCRARTRANSLYQKPSYYDFRKHRFGAVLVAIGMEETVKEEVKEENHRKFRWNEICHQNMTNEQKQAISNLPFRMAKRCKALMRQIICFSAEKGNIYELLGAWVKIMKPCRADWLAVIKELKTLDHPLYLEVAEYALLEESFEANLRDYTKIIHGYGKDNRLEDAENVLTIIKERGFICDQVILTAMLDMYSKAGHLDKSKEYFEEIKLLGEPVDKRSYGSMIMAYIRAGMPEQGEILLQEMDAQEITAGSEIYKALLRAYSMTGKAEGAQRIFDAIQLAAIPPDDKMCGLVINAYGMARQSQKARIAFENMRRAGIGPTDKCIALVLVAYEKENKLNESLEFLIELERDGILVGEEASVVMARWFRKLGVVEEVELILRDFAIS; encoded by the exons ATGGCAGCCTCTTGCTATAACCTAATATGCAACTGTTACAACCCATTTTACTCCACTACCAATGATGTTACCAAATTATGTCGTGCTAGGACTAGAGCAAACTCATTATATCAAAAACCCAGTTATTATGATTTCCGTAAACACCGTTTTGGTGCAGTATTAGTTGCTATTGGTATGGAAGAAACTGTAAAAGAAGAGGTGAAAGAAGAAAATCACAGAAAGTTTAGGTGGAATGAGATATGCCATCAGAATATGACAAATGAACAAAAACAGGCCATATCTAACCTTCCTTTCAGGATGGCTAAACGCTGTAAAGCGCTGATGAGACAGATTATATGTTTTTCTGCCGAAAAGGGGAACATATATGAGCTGTTAGGGGCTTGGGTGAAGATCATGAAGCCTTGCAGAGCAGACTGGCTTGCAGTTATCAAAGAATTGAAAACTCTGGACCATCCTCTGTACCTTGAG GTGGCGGAATATGCTCTTCTAGAAGAATCCTTTGAAGCCAACCTTCGTGACTACACAAAGATAATCCATGGCTACGGCAAGGATAATCGACTTGAAGATGCTGAAAATGTTCTCACAATAATCAAGGAAAGAGGCTTCATCTGTGATCAAGTGATCTTGACTGCTATGCTTGACATGTACAGCAAGGCTGGACATCTTGACAAGTCTAAAGAATATTTTGAGGAGATCAAATTGCTCGGGGAACCTGTGGATAAAAGATCATATGGCTCGATGATCATGGCATATATCAGAGCTGGAATGCCTGAACAGGGAGAGATATTACTTCAAGAAATGGATGCTCAGGAAATAACTGCAGGCAGCGAGATTTACAAAGCATTGCTTAGAGCCTACTCTATGACTGGCAAGGCTGAAGGAGCACAGAGGATATTTGATGCAATTCAGCTGGCTGCTATCCCTCCTGATGATAAGATGTGTGGTCTAGTTATTAATGCCTATGGTATGGCCCGGCAAAGTCAAAAGGCTCGCATTGCATTTGAAAATATGAGAAGAGCAGGTATTGGCCCTACTGATAAATGCATAGCTTTGGTGTTGGTTGCATATGAGAAGGAAAACAAGTTAAATGAATCATTAGAATTTTTAATAGAATTGGAGAGAGATGGCATTTTGGTTGGAGAAGAAGCTTCTGTAGTAATGGCTCGGTGGTTCCGAAAACTGGGGGTGGTAGAAGAGGTTGAACTTATTTTAAGAGACTTTGCCATAAGCTAG